A stretch of Gossypium hirsutum isolate 1008001.06 chromosome A06, Gossypium_hirsutum_v2.1, whole genome shotgun sequence DNA encodes these proteins:
- the LOC107905699 gene encoding uncharacterized protein, with protein sequence MPSSVTETHRENAEIYRGEDLCKQKFLELLEEISLPKGIVPVEIIEFCRNRSTGLVWMKLKNKKEHKFKRINKVVSYDRDITFFIDSGGIKKLTGIKCKELFIWITISGMFIEDPSSGKISFTIPSGLKAHFPISAFELEENDNRK encoded by the coding sequence ATGCCATCATCAGTTACCGAGACTCACAGAGAAAATGCTGAGATTTACCGTGGAGAAGATCTTTGCAAGCAAAAATTTTTGGAGCTGCTTGAGGAAATATCTTTGCCCAAGGGCATCGTACCTGTTGAAATAATAGAGTTCTGTCGAAATCGATCAACTGGGCTTGTGTGGATGAAGCTGAAGAACAAGAAAGAGCACAAATTTAAGCGGATTAATAAGGTAGTATCGTACGATAGAGATATCACCTTTTTTATAGACAGTGGCGGTATTAAGAAACTCACAGGAATCAAGTGCAAGGAGTTGTTTATTTGGATCACCATTTCCGGCATGTTTATCGAAGATCCTTCCTCTGGAAAGATTTCCTTTACTATTCCCAGTGGCTTGAAAGCCCATTTCCCTATTTCGGCCTTTGAGTTGGAAGAAAACGACAACAGAAAATAG